In Candidatus Binatus sp., a single genomic region encodes these proteins:
- a CDS encoding ABC transporter ATP-binding protein/permease: MNRFDRLFWSRLWRLAKPYWVSDQKFVAYGLLALTILLSGSIKAGNVVFSYVNRDLMTALAERNAPVFSHKILLVIIYNLVAAPIVAVDAYVAARLMINWRQWLTEQFLEKSFHDRAFYRISSDPSIDNPDQRVSEDLLTFTNFTVGFVMQVLQGLVTAASFLVVLWLISPMLVGVLAVCVGGGSILTIVIGRPLIGINFAQRRREANFRYALVGLRDNAEAIALYGGERREQGELLERLHATIKNFNLLISWQRNLAFFTYAYDFLLPLLPYFILAPSFFAGKIEFGKITQASGAFITLRTSLSIIIDQFNSLSNFAAVVERLGGYLEVAEKGQLAQATVEVVSAEAIHPDIKTQIETVEAPRFAVEQLTLKTPDNRKTLARAMSFEVAAGEGLLIVGESGVGKTSMLRAVAGLWRSGSGRIIRPPLSAMIFLPQRPYMILGSLRDQLCYPHAGKVSDDELIAILKMVNLKALPERLGGFDAEVKWDDLLSLGEQQQIAFARLLFNRPEYAFLDEATSALDAGNEEFLYDCLASAKINVVSVGDRHRLSRYHHKMLELLGDGDWRMTSR; the protein is encoded by the coding sequence ATGAACAGATTCGACCGGTTGTTTTGGAGCAGGCTCTGGCGTCTGGCTAAGCCCTACTGGGTATCCGACCAGAAATTTGTCGCATACGGATTGTTAGCCCTCACCATTCTTTTGAGCGGTTCCATCAAGGCCGGCAACGTCGTGTTCAGCTACGTAAACCGCGACCTGATGACGGCGCTGGCGGAAAGAAACGCGCCGGTTTTTTCTCACAAGATACTGCTCGTAATCATCTACAACCTGGTGGCGGCGCCGATCGTCGCTGTCGACGCATACGTGGCCGCAAGATTGATGATTAACTGGCGGCAATGGCTGACCGAGCAGTTTTTGGAAAAGAGCTTCCACGATCGCGCCTTCTACCGAATCAGCTCCGACCCGAGCATCGACAATCCCGACCAGAGAGTGAGTGAGGATCTGCTCACCTTCACCAACTTCACGGTGGGGTTCGTGATGCAGGTTCTGCAGGGTCTGGTTACCGCAGCGTCATTTCTGGTCGTGCTATGGCTGATATCCCCGATGCTGGTCGGTGTGCTTGCAGTTTGCGTGGGCGGGGGCTCGATCCTGACCATCGTTATCGGCCGGCCGCTGATCGGAATCAATTTCGCACAGCGGCGGCGCGAGGCGAATTTTCGTTACGCCCTGGTGGGCTTGCGGGATAACGCGGAAGCGATCGCGCTTTACGGCGGCGAGCGGCGCGAACAAGGCGAGTTGCTGGAGCGTCTGCACGCGACGATAAAAAACTTCAATCTGCTTATCTCCTGGCAAAGGAACCTGGCGTTCTTCACTTATGCTTACGATTTCCTGCTGCCGCTGCTGCCCTATTTCATTCTCGCGCCATCTTTTTTCGCCGGCAAAATCGAGTTCGGCAAGATCACCCAGGCCAGCGGCGCCTTCATCACGCTGCGCACCTCGTTGTCGATAATTATCGATCAATTCAATTCATTGAGTAATTTTGCGGCAGTGGTCGAGCGGCTCGGCGGATACCTCGAGGTGGCCGAAAAAGGGCAGCTTGCGCAAGCGACGGTGGAGGTCGTCTCGGCCGAGGCGATCCACCCGGATATCAAGACGCAAATCGAAACCGTCGAGGCGCCGCGCTTCGCGGTCGAGCAGCTTACGCTCAAAACTCCGGACAACCGCAAGACCCTGGCGCGCGCGATGTCATTCGAAGTCGCCGCCGGTGAGGGTCTGTTGATTGTCGGTGAAAGCGGGGTTGGCAAGACCTCGATGCTGCGGGCGGTGGCGGGACTGTGGCGCTCGGGTAGCGGGCGCATCATTCGGCCTCCGCTCTCCGCTATGATCTTTCTGCCGCAGCGGCCTTACATGATTCTCGGCTCGCTGCGCGACCAGCTCTGCTATCCGCACGCGGGCAAAGTGAGTGACGATGAACTCATCGCGATTCTCAAGATGGTCAACCTCAAAGCTTTGCCCGAGCGGCTTGGCGGCTTCGACGCAGAGGTCAAATGGGACGACCTTCTCTCGCTCGGCGAACAACAGCAAATCGCCTTTGCGCGGCTGCTGTTCAATCGCCCCGAGTACGCATTTCTGGATGAAGCTACCAGCGCGCTGGACGCGGGCAACGAAGAGTTCCTCTACGACTGTCTCGCATCGGCCAAGATAAACGTGGTGAGTGTGGGCGACCGCCATAGGTTGTCCCGCTACCATCACAAGATGCTCGAGCTGCTGGGCGACGGAGACTGGCGGATGACTTCGCGATGA
- a CDS encoding magnesium transporter MgtE N-terminal domain-containing protein, with the protein MSNAPAGKLSAPERTFNLSAVVRMPVIAKGERVGSLDEFVIVDRDKYAEVTHLSISRPFGRPRLVVPWETVTSFDDDKVVLEIDAVESYADAFPPSALLLKDYILDKKVLDQKGRELAVVYDIELALIDHKLLVVNVDLSTAAMLRRMRLGWLAKFFAKPAAKGNGDRVPWRYVAPLPETLGSFTGSVKLKVLRAQLSEIPPVDLADVLEELGHEPRMAIFAGLDIEKASDTLEALDPKVQREMIASLDKEKAAQLINEMTPGQAADLLAVLPWWDVHALTQLFADKEKAAKIAAILEKQDERVIHFVTSGFLRFAPDKTVAQTCAEFARAAKRNVEITYIYVIDEGDRLLGVVDSKALLLAEGTARLREIMNTKVVTLSPQSTLRNASELFARYLFRAFPVIDEGGKILGVLPYRDVVALRHRYVE; encoded by the coding sequence ATGAGCAACGCACCTGCCGGCAAACTCAGCGCGCCTGAGCGGACCTTCAACCTGAGCGCGGTCGTGCGTATGCCAGTGATCGCGAAGGGCGAACGCGTGGGCAGCCTGGACGAGTTCGTCATCGTGGACAGAGACAAGTATGCGGAGGTCACGCACCTGTCGATCAGCCGGCCGTTCGGGCGGCCCCGTCTCGTCGTCCCGTGGGAGACGGTCACCTCGTTCGATGACGATAAAGTGGTCTTGGAGATTGATGCCGTGGAGTCGTATGCCGACGCGTTCCCGCCGTCTGCACTTTTGTTGAAGGACTATATCCTCGACAAGAAGGTGCTCGACCAAAAGGGGCGGGAGCTCGCGGTCGTTTACGACATCGAGTTGGCCCTCATCGACCACAAGCTCCTCGTGGTGAACGTCGACCTGAGCACGGCCGCGATGCTGCGTCGGATGCGGCTGGGCTGGCTCGCTAAGTTCTTCGCCAAGCCCGCCGCCAAGGGCAACGGGGACCGGGTTCCCTGGAGGTACGTAGCGCCCCTGCCAGAGACACTCGGGAGCTTCACCGGCAGCGTAAAGCTCAAGGTGCTGCGGGCGCAGCTCTCCGAGATCCCGCCGGTCGACCTCGCCGATGTCCTCGAGGAGCTGGGGCATGAGCCCCGGATGGCGATCTTCGCGGGGCTGGACATAGAGAAAGCCTCCGACACGCTCGAAGCGCTCGACCCCAAGGTGCAGCGGGAGATGATTGCGTCGCTCGACAAAGAGAAGGCGGCGCAGCTCATCAACGAGATGACCCCCGGTCAGGCGGCAGATCTCCTGGCCGTTCTGCCGTGGTGGGACGTCCATGCACTGACGCAGCTGTTCGCCGACAAGGAGAAGGCGGCCAAGATCGCGGCCATCCTGGAGAAGCAGGACGAGAGAGTCATCCATTTCGTCACCTCAGGGTTCCTGAGGTTCGCACCGGACAAGACGGTCGCACAGACATGCGCCGAATTCGCGCGGGCGGCGAAGCGCAACGTCGAGATCACCTACATCTACGTCATTGACGAGGGAGACCGGCTCCTCGGAGTGGTAGACAGCAAGGCATTGTTGCTGGCCGAGGGGACGGCCCGGCTGCGCGAGATCATGAACACGAAGGTGGTCACCCTCAGTCCCCAGAGCACCCTGCGAAACGCCTCCGAGCTGTTCGCGAGATATTTGTTCCGTGCTTTTCCGGTCATCGATGAGGGCGGCAAGATCCTGGGCGTGCTCCCGTATCGCGACGTGGTGGCGCTGCGGCATCGCTACGTGGAATAG
- a CDS encoding divalent metal cation transporter: MTQAEPISAEKLNILARLFYQLRRSAKALRMFAVIAGPGIIVMVADNDAGGITTYTVTGAKYGNHLLWFLILLGPVAYFVQEMTVRLGAVTKRGHAEAIFCAFGSFWGWFSLLDLVLTDWLTMITEFIGMTAAMSIFGIPAWLTVIGCWLVMGAMIVTGRYWTWEKIALVFCVGNLIYIPAAFMVHPSLHDIVRNSLIPHFPPGGFTNDLFFVLMANIGTTIAPWMLFFQQSSVVDKGLQEKDISFEQWDTAIGSFLTVIVAIFLIIVCAKLLPGKPVESAAQAAIQIMPLNKYVGMIIAIGLFDAGLLGAICISLASSWAFGEVFGWAHSLNRKIQEAPWFYAYYFFDLVLAGTIVLIPKAPLVLITLFVQVIATTLLPAALVFLILLLNDQQTMGKYVNTTWQNIVNISIVVVIIVVSTMYGVSTLFPNLLQ, translated from the coding sequence GTGACACAGGCTGAGCCGATCTCGGCGGAAAAGCTCAACATCCTCGCGAGGCTGTTCTATCAGCTGCGGAGGTCCGCCAAAGCGCTGCGGATGTTCGCCGTGATTGCGGGGCCGGGTATCATTGTCATGGTCGCTGACAACGACGCTGGAGGCATTACCACCTACACGGTGACCGGAGCCAAGTATGGCAACCACCTCCTGTGGTTCCTGATCTTGCTCGGCCCGGTGGCGTATTTCGTTCAGGAAATGACGGTGCGCCTCGGCGCCGTGACGAAGCGCGGCCACGCTGAGGCCATCTTCTGTGCCTTCGGATCGTTTTGGGGCTGGTTCTCGCTCCTCGACCTCGTCCTAACCGACTGGCTGACGATGATTACCGAATTCATCGGCATGACGGCGGCCATGAGCATCTTCGGCATCCCGGCCTGGCTGACGGTGATCGGCTGCTGGCTGGTCATGGGCGCCATGATCGTCACCGGGCGCTACTGGACGTGGGAGAAAATCGCCCTCGTGTTCTGCGTCGGGAACCTCATCTACATCCCCGCCGCATTCATGGTCCATCCGTCGCTCCATGACATCGTTCGCAACAGCCTCATCCCCCATTTTCCGCCCGGCGGTTTCACCAACGACCTGTTCTTCGTGCTCATGGCCAACATCGGCACCACCATCGCCCCCTGGATGCTCTTCTTCCAGCAGAGCTCCGTCGTCGACAAGGGGTTGCAGGAGAAGGACATCTCGTTCGAGCAATGGGACACGGCCATTGGCTCGTTCCTGACCGTCATCGTCGCCATCTTTCTGATCATCGTCTGCGCGAAGCTTCTGCCGGGCAAGCCCGTCGAGAGTGCGGCGCAGGCCGCCATCCAGATCATGCCGCTGAACAAGTACGTCGGCATGATCATCGCAATTGGCCTGTTTGACGCCGGACTGCTCGGCGCCATCTGCATCTCCCTGGCGAGTTCGTGGGCTTTCGGCGAGGTATTCGGGTGGGCGCATTCCTTGAACCGAAAGATTCAGGAGGCTCCCTGGTTCTATGCCTACTACTTCTTCGACTTGGTGCTGGCTGGAACCATCGTCTTGATTCCCAAGGCGCCCCTCGTACTCATCACGCTCTTCGTGCAGGTCATCGCCACGACCCTGCTCCCGGCCGCACTGGTGTTCCTGATCCTGCTCCTCAACGACCAGCAGACGATGGGGAAGTACGTGAACACCACCTGGCAGAATATCGTCAACATCAGCATCGTGGTTGTCATCATCGTGGTTTCGACCATGTACGGTGTCAGCACTCTCTTCCCCAATCTGCTGCAGTAG
- a CDS encoding carbohydrate porin, with protein MSTLAAAIRNHFVAPPYVEAKASFYRSPRDIFAQTIDLLLGVTPGISVAIIVVTCFFSWGRAALAASPDPTTDATSTAGPGAAAIPAAQPTSSATEKGANGPSQIWNWHVQNTDIGQGDPGFAAKYSGPQSLSGKGEVQETVTLDLFAGVRLWRGAEAHVDGLMWQGFGLSKTLGIEAFPNGDAYKIGTETPYFQFARLFIRQTIGLGGEQEAVPDDQLTLAGKQDISRMTFTIGRFSPLDIFDHNTYAQDPHTQFMNWAMVGNLTWDYSADPVGYTTGIAVELNQPKWALRYGFFQMPRVQNSFTADDQFLMWRPSGATGSAGADGPFLRAWGMVVEFERRYSVNAHPAAIRFLAWLNEADMASNHAATAIVLAKGPGADISAAQAYRYKYGFGLNWEQEVAENAGLFSRLGWNDGHEQAWTYSDANWTASLGVSVKGDRWQRPGDTFGLAGIVSGASRSNQKFLEAGGLGILAGDGALTYGCEKAVEAYYDFPIWEPAHVAVDYQFISNPAFNRDRGPVSVFGLRLHWEL; from the coding sequence ATGTCGACGCTAGCCGCAGCTATCCGCAACCATTTCGTCGCACCCCCATATGTCGAAGCGAAGGCTTCTTTCTATAGGAGCCCAAGGGATATTTTCGCTCAAACTATCGATTTGCTCCTGGGCGTAACGCCGGGGATAAGCGTTGCCATTATCGTGGTCACCTGCTTCTTTAGCTGGGGCCGCGCGGCTCTCGCTGCCAGCCCCGATCCAACCACCGACGCAACTTCGACGGCGGGGCCGGGTGCGGCGGCAATTCCCGCGGCGCAACCGACATCAAGCGCCACGGAGAAGGGGGCAAATGGGCCAAGCCAGATTTGGAATTGGCACGTTCAGAATACCGACATCGGGCAGGGCGACCCGGGTTTTGCAGCCAAGTACTCCGGCCCACAGAGCCTGAGCGGCAAGGGCGAGGTTCAGGAAACAGTTACGCTGGACTTGTTTGCCGGCGTGCGGTTATGGCGCGGCGCCGAGGCGCACGTCGACGGACTGATGTGGCAGGGATTCGGCCTGAGCAAAACCTTGGGCATCGAGGCATTCCCCAACGGTGACGCCTACAAAATCGGCACCGAGACTCCCTACTTTCAGTTTGCGCGCTTGTTTATTCGTCAAACCATCGGCTTGGGCGGCGAACAGGAGGCCGTGCCCGACGACCAGCTCACGCTTGCGGGCAAACAGGACATTTCGCGGATGACCTTCACCATCGGCCGGTTCAGCCCCCTGGACATTTTCGACCACAACACCTACGCGCAAGACCCGCACACCCAGTTTATGAATTGGGCGATGGTGGGCAACCTCACATGGGATTACTCGGCGGATCCCGTCGGATACACCACCGGAATTGCCGTGGAATTAAATCAGCCGAAATGGGCTTTGCGCTACGGATTTTTCCAAATGCCGCGGGTCCAGAATTCTTTCACGGCTGACGACCAGTTCCTCATGTGGCGTCCCAGCGGAGCCACTGGCTCAGCTGGCGCCGATGGCCCGTTCTTGCGGGCTTGGGGAATGGTGGTGGAATTTGAGCGCCGTTACAGCGTCAACGCTCATCCGGCGGCGATTCGGTTTCTGGCCTGGCTCAACGAAGCTGATATGGCCAGTAACCATGCGGCGACTGCCATTGTGCTGGCCAAAGGTCCGGGAGCGGATATCTCAGCGGCGCAAGCCTACCGCTACAAATACGGCTTTGGGTTGAACTGGGAACAGGAAGTTGCGGAGAACGCCGGCCTGTTTTCGCGCCTGGGCTGGAATGACGGCCACGAACAAGCGTGGACCTACAGCGATGCTAACTGGACGGCGTCGCTGGGGGTGAGCGTCAAAGGTGACAGGTGGCAGCGGCCCGGCGACACCTTCGGTCTTGCCGGCATCGTGAGCGGTGCTTCGCGCTCGAACCAGAAATTCCTGGAGGCGGGCGGCTTGGGCATACTTGCCGGCGACGGCGCGCTGACTTACGGCTGCGAGAAAGCTGTGGAAGCCTATTATGATTTCCCAATCTGGGAACCTGCCCATGTGGCCGTGGATTACCAGTTCATCAGCAACCCGGCATTCAATCGCGACCGTGGGCCGGTGTCCGTCTTCGGCCTAAGACTCCACTGGGAATTGTAA